From Rutidosis leptorrhynchoides isolate AG116_Rl617_1_P2 chromosome 3, CSIRO_AGI_Rlap_v1, whole genome shotgun sequence, a single genomic window includes:
- the LOC139899485 gene encoding uncharacterized protein, whose amino-acid sequence MDPPGICALCHRTLSSENEPADLESISICGDCKFLYLEENGTPSSNVPRIAPRIRRTRYSNSFESIEDIFSQQFSTMNNLGGPNPSVVSDTSSRRAISGSRRWRRRGVVSDTESDGFDSVYAESDVISNEAYGDDSDASVDVHSFYGVDSDTDIDPMQAGLNQWSSDEEDEYEELEDHDNTLGSLIARVQLQRYGQYGQLPEIEGAIRVRISEGRRVHGSNPFGNTDNDHSGDYLDERSFEEFLERLAETDNSRRGAPPTSITFVNNLECVVVNDMDHNGLACAICKDSLTVGTMVNRLPCLHLYHPSCIKPWISTRNSCPLCRFELPTDDVEYENQKQTIREGDVVREIEPQVEDGSFVELESLEIVNDNGGRGRWLFVAAPLVSLVGIGLALWLGNRRVVSGSVSCGTSQRGNRSRKWWGLF is encoded by the coding sequence ATGGATCCACCAGGGATATGTGCATTATGCCATAGAACACTTTCATCTGAGAATGAACCTGCTGATCTTGAATCAATAAGTATATGCGGGGATTGTAAGTTCTTGTATTTAGAAGAAAACGGCACCCCGTCATCAAATGTTCCACGTATTGCTCCTAGAATAAGACGAACAAGATACAGCAACAGTTTTGAATCAATCGAAGACATCTTTTCACAACAGTTTTCCACCATGAATAATCTTGGTGGGCCCAACCCCTCTGTTGTTTCTGATACAAGTTCTCGCAGGGCTATCAGTGGTTCAAGAAGATGGCGGCGGCGGGGGGTTGTTTCTGATACAGAAAGTGATGGTTTTGATTCTGTTTATGCAGAAAGTGATGTCATTTCGAATGAAGCTTATGGAGATGATTCGGATGCTTCTGTGGATGTTCATAGTTTTTATGGTGTTGATTCGGATACTGATATTGACCCTATGCAAGCTGGTCTGAATCAGTGGAGTTCAGATGAGGAAGATGAATATGAAGAGCTTGAAGATCATGATAATACACTTGGATCATTGATTGCAAGAGTTCAACTTCAACGATATGGTCAATATGGTCAATTACCCGAAATCGAAGGTGCAATTCGTGTAAGAATCAGTGAAGGAAGACGAGTTCATGGATCAAACCCGTTTGGTAACACAGACAATGACCATTCGGGTGATTATCTTGATGAAAGAAGCTTTGAAGAATTTTTGGAACGGTTAGCCGAGACGGATAACTCCAGGCGCGGTGCACCACCTACGTCTATTACGTTTGTGAATAATCTTGAATGTGTGGTGGTTAATGATATGGACCATAATGGGTTAGCGTGTGCCATTTGTAAGGACTCGTTGACTGTTGGGACAATGGTGAACCGACTTCCTTGCCTTCATCTTTACCACCCATCGTGCATTAAACCATGGATAAGTACTCGAAACTCTTGTCCACTGTGTCGGTTTGAGCTTCCAACCGATGACGTGGAGTATGAGAACCAGAAGCAAACTATTAGGGAAGGAGATGTGGTTCGAGAGATCGAACCGCAAGTGGAAGATGGTTCATTTGTAGAACTTGAAAGTCTAGAAATTGTGAATGATAACGGTGGAAGAGGAAGGTGGTTGTTTGTGGCTGCACCGCTAGTGAGCCTAGTAGGGATTGGTCTTGCGTTGTGGTTGGGCAACCGCAGAGTGGTTAGTGGTTCAGTTTCATGTGGGACTAGTCAAAGGGGGAATAGAAGCAGGAAATGGTGGGGTCTTTTTTAA